ttctatggctgtccatctgtagacatatcagcatgctggtccttggactcagcatgctggcccttctcatggactgtttgggcgattttggcccatgtgggctatctgttcagtacacacaggacgtccgtgggtgtcggccagcacacaccggacgtccgtggctttccgtgtgtgtccatgtgtgtccgtctgtgtctttcagcacacataggacgtcagtggctgtccatcagtacacatatcagcacgttggtccttggactcaccaTGTTGACcgttcccgtggattgtttggctgattttggcccacgtgggctgtctgttcactacacaaaggatgtccttgggtgtctgccaacacacataggacgttcgtggctgtctgtgtgtgtccgtgggtgtccgcagcacgaacatgacgtccgtggctgtccatcagtacacatatcagcacgctggtccttggactcagcacgctggcccttcccgtggactgtttgggtgattttggcccacgtggggtctctgttcagtacacacaggatgtccgtgggtgtccgccagcacacacaggatgtctgtggctgtacgtggctatctgtcagcacacacaggacgtccgtggctgtccatctgtgtctgtgtgtgtctgtgggtgtccgcatgcgtctgtgggtgtccgcgtgcacacacatgacgtccgtggctgtccatcagcacacacatgacgtctgtgtgtgtccgtcagcacacacatgacgtccgtatgtttctgtgtgtgtccgtgtgtgtccgtcagcacacaaaggacgtctatggctgtccatcagtacagatatcagcatgctggttcttggactcagcacgctggcccttcccgtggactgtttgggtgattttggcccatttgggctgtctgttcagtacacacaggacatccgtgggtgtcagccaacacacacaggacgtctgtggctgtccgtcagcacacacaggacgtttgtggctgtctgtgtgtgtccgtgtgtgtccgtgtttgtccgtcagcacacacaggacgtccgtggctgtccatcagtacacatatcagcacgctggtctttggactcagcacgctggcccttcccgtggactgttcggatgatttttgcccacgtgggctgtctgttcagtacacacaggatgtccgtgggtgtctgtcagcacacaccggacatccatggctgtccgtgtgtgtccgtcagcacacacaagacgtccgtggctgtccatcagtacacatataagcacgttggtccttggactcagcatgctgactcttcccgtggactgttcgggtgattttagcccacgtgggttgtctgttcagtacatacaggacgtccgtcggagtccgccagcacacattggacgtctgtggctttccgtcagcacacatagcaacacgttggtccttggcctGAGCACACtgacctttcccgtggactgttcaggtgattttgtcccagttgggctgtctgttcagtacacataggacgtccgtgggtgtccgtcagcacacacaggacgtccgtggctgtccgtgtgtgtccgtgtgtgtccgcagcacacacatgacgtccgtggctgtccatcagtttacatatcagtacgctggtccttggactcagcacgttggcccttctcgtggactgtttgggtgaatttggcccacgtaggctgtctgttcagtacacacatgacgtccgttggtgtccaccagcacacacatgacgtctgtggctgtccgtggctgtccgtcagcacacataggacgtcagtggctgtccatcagtacaaatatcagcacgttggtccttggactcagcacgctggcccttcccgtgaactgtttgggtgattttggcccacgtgggctgtctgttcagtaagacatgacgtccgtgggtatccgccagcacacataggactaatgtggctgtccgtggctgttcgtcctcacacataggacgttagtggctgtccatcagtacacatttcagctcgttggtccttggactcagcacgctggcccttcctgtggactgtttgggtggttttggcccacgtgggctgtctgttcagtacacacatgatgtccgtgggtgtccgccagcacacacaggacgtctgtggctgtccgtggctgtccgtcagcacacaaaggatatccgtggctgtccctgtgtgtccatgtgtgtccgtgtgtgcccgtcagaacacacaggacgtttgtggctgtccatcagtacacatatcagcacgctggtccttggactcagcacgctggcccttcccgtggactgttcgggtgattttgacccacgtaggctgtctgtccagtacacacaggacgtccgtgggtgtccatcagcacacacaggacgtccgtgtgtgtccgtcagcacacacaggacatctgtggctgtccgtgtgtgtccgtcagcacacacagaacgtccgtggctgtccttcagtacacatatcagcacgttggttcttggactcagcatgctgacccttcccgtggactgttcgggggaTTTAGGCctacgtgggttgtctgttcagtacacacaggacgtccgtgggtgtccgccagcacacacaggaggtctgtggctttccgtcagcacacatacatgacgtctgtggctgtcaatcagtacacatatcagcacgttgatccttggactcagcatgctgacccttcccgtggactgttcgattGACTtgggcccacgtgagctgtctgttcagtacacacaagacgtctgtgggtgtccgccagcacacataggacgtccgtggctgttcgtggctgtctgtcaacacacacaggacgtccgtggctgtccatgtgtgtccgccagcacacacatgatgtcagcggctgtctgtcagcatacacaggacgtccgtatgtttccgtgtgtgtccgtgtgtatccgtcagcacacacaagacgtcagtggctgtccatcagtacacatatctgcacgttggtccttggactcagcacgctggccctttccgtggactgtttgtgtgattctggcccacgtgggctgtctgttcagtacacacaggacgtccgtgggtgtccgccagcacacacaggatgtccgtggctgttcgtggctgtctgtcagcacacacaggacgtccgtggctgtacatgtgtgtccgccagcacacacatgacgtctgcggctgtccgtcagcacacacaggacgtccgtatgtttccgtgtgtgtccatgtgtatccgtcagcaaacaaaggaaatctatggctgtccatcagtacacatatcagcatgctggtccttggactcagcactctggcccttcccgtggactgattgggtgattttggcccacgtgggctgtctgttcagtacacacaggacgtcagtgggtgtcggccagcacacacaggatgtctgtggctgtccgtcagcacacgcatgacgtgtgtggctgtccgtgtgtatccgtgtgtgtctgtgtttgtccgtcagcacacacaggacgtccgtggctgtccatcagtacacatatcagcacgttggtccttggcctcagcccgctgacccttctcgtggactgttcgggtgattttggcccaggtgggctgtctgttcagtacacacatgacgtccttgggtgtccgccagcacacacaggacgtctgtggctgtccgtgtgtgtccgtctgtgtctgtcagcacacacatgacatccgtggctgtccatcagtacacatatcagcacgttggtccttggactcagcacgctggcccttcccgtggactgttttggtgattttggcccacttaggctgtctgttcactacacacaggacgtccgtgggtgtccgccagcacacacagaacgtctgtcgctgtccgtcagcacacacaggacgtctgtggctttccatgtgtgtccgtcagcacacacaggacgtccgtgggtgtccgtcagcacacacatgacgtatgtgtgtgtccgtcatcacacataggacgtccgtggctgtccgtgtgtgtccgtgtgtgtccgtcaacacacacagaacgttcgtgtgtgtccgacagcacacacatgacgtccgtggctgtccatcagtacacatatcagcacgttggtcctttggactcagcacgccgtcccttcccgtggactgtttgggtgattttggcccacgtgggggtgtctgtttagtacacaaaggacgtccgtgggtgtccgccagcacacacaggacgtccgtggctgtccgtggctgtctgtcagcacacacaggacgtccatggctatccgtgtgtgtccatgtgtgtccgagtgtgtccgttagcacacacaggacgtcagtggctgtccatcagtacacatatcagcacgctggtccttggacgcagcacgctggcccttcccgtggactattcgggtgattttggcccacgtgggctgtctgttcagtacacaaatgacgtccgtgggtgtccatcaagacacacaggacgtctgtgtgtgtccgtcggcaaacacaggatgtttgtggctgtccgtgtgtgtctctgtttgttcatcagcacaaacaggatgtccgtggctgtccatcagtacacatatcagcacgtttgttgtaggcacagggggggggtaacccacgaatggatagaatggtggaaccaaggtttcaacctgaaaacaagaaaaccgatttttatgagtttttagagttttataatgcaaacagaaacaattatgaaaacaaatgagatgataatgataatgataataaaacaagataaataaacaaaggataggttggaatcaagctgctggatgtgtatcactctcagcttgattagatgatgaactgaagtggatttgcggaggaaggttttattgaatctctcaatctgatggaatgatggatcgaagtgattgactctctcaatctgtgtactgagcttgtttgatttgcacaaacaaactagactcacgaaatcaataagataacaaagaatctctctttgaatcctaaagaccgatattttatacaaagaacaactttgataaaactgaataaactttttattaacttggtgattaagggtattctttacaatggacgtctaggagcttatataatgctcagagacaaagatcctaacgttctaaaacaaatagaaaaggaaacaaattgaaaactaagaaagaaatcgaaaaatagccgttggagccttttgtgggattttggctccaagtaaAGAATCTGATCTTTCTTGAACCTGGATGGTTTAAGGGGATAAGTAAGCTTCCTGGGAACCTTCTTGACTGCTTGGAATGTGCTGAGGTCGTGCCTAAACTGAAGAGGAAAGAGCTGTTGGACATTAATGTCGGtttgctccaaataaggcaggtttgagtaaatgaggatcctcctgatccaatggctgctggtgcatggtatggacttgTATAACTCCTCTTGGCCGTGTATGATgtctcctgattggttgaaatgatatcctggtcgccaatgtctggtttgaagctgattgaaccggctagcttccaattgaggcaagtgtagaactggtttggccggttttggagattagatcataacttcataattccgtggccatttctcctgatattgggctttctggaaagctgagaaactcctcttgactccaatgatgggctttgcttcaggccgctccttccttgggctggaatctccttctaaagtcgggtactcgcagatggacgggctgggaAACTTCTgagttgtaaaattcataacttcttgctccatGAATATTTTGGCTCGATTCCAATTgggctggactccttcttgagtataaaatccaataaaattggtttcatgTTGAAAGTCCTTCTGGTTGTAGAGATATacgccttggactgaacctcggtcgctggtacctcctagatggccggtttggacggtttggtgagactctggttgaaccatggatttcgtgaccacaacatcccctccctcttgacaaggtttcgacctcgaaactatATAACCTTGgtataatttcggtttggtgaTGCATGGTGCATCTGGTGGCTCTTCTTTGAGAAGATGTGAAAGGATCACGCCTCTGCTATGGTCATGGCCATTACATCTCTTCTGGAGTGGATGGTCCTTTAAAGTTTGGGTGGCCACGTTTCTGATCTTCCTTGGAGTTGATTCTCCTAGCAACATAAGATTATCCGGTGGGATTTCTTTGAAGCTTTCTTCTTGGCAACCTGAAATAATCTCAACACTCTGGACAAAAAGCAAGTGCATTATGTCTGTCATGGAAATATTAAGAACATGCTGATCTAAAATGAATCTTACCATAGGTTTTGGAACTTGAACAATAGATTGTTCAGATTTCGGTTTCCACTTGGGAGTGAATTCATGGCTGAGCTTATGGTCTGGTTCTTTCTTTGGGACTTCAATAAGCTTATAGCTTTCATTTATTCTCCCTGCACCAAGAACACACACGTCAGTACTAGTATCCAAAGTTGGTGTTAGACACTTACCTTGGTGGGATACTTTTAGGAtcggttttgcttctttaaacAACATGGACTGCATTGTGTCTTGAACCATCTTATGGTCCATCACAGGTGTGGCGCCTGGTGGCTCCTCTCCTTTGAATTCATGCTCCTTAGTTCCTGTTACATCAccctttgacaaagacaagtgcatcataCAAGAATTTTGAGCTAATAAatcagattgaataaaactatcactCTTCATAGATAAATCAGTTTTCTTTTCTAGTGATGCTTCTATCAATGCTTGTTTACTTGGACAAACTACAGCAAAGTGTCCTCTtttatgacatctataacatgtctgatcttttaaattttcagaGTTAGAAGACTTACCTTGGCTTGTTGGCTCTTCTTTATTTGTGTTTAAAATCTCCTTGTCTCTTGGACTTAAATCATGGACAACTTTTGATCTCAACAAGGATGTTGAGTTCGTCTCTTTCTGGACCTCAGGACCTGTCTTAACAttcttggacaaagacaagtgactcaTACAAGTGGTAGATGATTCATTAACTgatttatcaagtataggacttaccttaGCCTTTACTTGGACAATAACAGGTTCTGGCTTTTCTTTGGAAACATGAGTTAGATACCTCCTTGGGTATATCTTTCGGATCTTAGAACTTGTGAGTTCTGGTGAAAATTCATCCCTCATGACTTCCTTAAGATCTCTCCACGTTTTGATAGCTGGCTCCTTGTAAAACCatctatcatcttcttcttgtacccaccatTTAAAGGCATTACCTCTTAGTTGATCAATGGCATAAGATAGTCTCTCTTCTTTCAGAATGTTGTTGtagtgaaaccattcatcaagGTTCCTCTCCCAAAATAGGTAGCTTCTTCCTCCTGAAAATGTAAAGAGTTCAATTTTATCAGCAAAAGATTTATGATCAAAC
The window above is part of the Brassica rapa cultivar Chiifu-401-42 unplaced genomic scaffold, CAAS_Brap_v3.01 Scaffold1039, whole genome shotgun sequence genome. Proteins encoded here:
- the LOC117131558 gene encoding uncharacterized protein LOC117131558; protein product: MAKQNQQLTALQEINDQIAQLRKRNKARVQRGRSYLFWERNLDEWFHYNNILKEERLSYAIDQLRGNAFKWWVQEEDDRWFYKEPAIKTWRDLKEVMRDEFSPELTSSKIRKIYPRRYLTHVSKEKPEPVIVQVKAKVSPILDKSVNESSTTCMSHLSLSKNVKTGPEVQKETNSTSLLRSKVVHDLSPRDKEILNTNKEEPTSQGTKEHEFKGEEPPGATPVMDHKMVQDTMQSMLFKEAKPILKVSHQGRINESYKLIEVPKKEPDHKLSHEFTPKWKPKSEQSIVQVPKPMSVEIISGCQEESFKEIPPDNLMLLGESTPRKIRNVATQTLKDHPLQKR